The segment CATTTACATTCTACTTGAGGAACTATTTACATAAAGTACAGAAGTACAAATATATGGGACAtttccataattcataatatacatacacacacaaacacacagagacatactgaatgaaaatgaaaataaagctaTGGTTGGCTTTCATATTTAGTGTAGTAAGGCCAATGAATAGTGAATTTTGCATCACACTTAGAGATGAAACATTCATAAGAACCAAAaaggacaaacaaaaaaaactaaattgaaaaaacacacaaaagaacATCAATTCTACATCTCCTCCATTAAGCAGCACTGTGATTTCATGATCTCAATCAAAAGTATATGAACACTTAAATTAAGGCATCAACAAAAGGTTTGTAATACCATATATGTGTAAACTGTTACTTGAAATCATAAGGAGAGATTAACATATTCCATCAAAACTGATACTTGCtttcaaaagaaatattaaaggttttgttttacagtaaacaTTTGCAATTTGCTTATTTGAATCTACTCACAGTACAGAATGCAAATCACAGTAAACAAGAGCAAATCCCCACCTCCGCTTTAGAAGGAAATGTGACATCTGAAACATGCATAAGATTCAAATTCCACTGATGTAGGATGTAACGATTAAATTATGCCGCCATAACAGTCAGCAAGAAATATTTGCATGAATTCTGTCATGAATCAAGACCTAGATATACTCACAGTGGCTATTATATGAGACTAGAGCATTGCACTAATAAATGTAACACAAGTTTGTTCATACCACAAAGCaaacaaggttaaaaaaaataccatgtaCAAAGACAATAAGACTCAAGACATCTAAACAATATCAGActgtaatacaatatattttagttgtgGAATGAATGTTTATCATATCTGTCTGACTTCTGAGTAACATCAGTACCAACTTATTACACATCCCCACAAGAGGCTTTGACCTGACCTACTGCAACAAATGAAATACTTTTAGGACTAACAAATTAAAAGTGACATGATAAAGTGCTGTGAAGATACATTTATACATCCTTAGACTTGGGCAGATATGCAATACCTTATTGTGGAGACCATTTTAAAGTTCTGCCAGCCTTGCTGAGGGAGATCCTAGGAATGACTCCATTATGTGACCTAAATCAACCAAATCACCTTTGATGGAGCTTTCAGCTCTTAGTTTTCCCATTGTGTCGAAATAGTGAGAGGAGCTCCTCACATGTTTGGGTTTCCACCGAGCTAAAGTGAGACTCCATGTTCCAGGCCAAGTCTGCTGAAAGGAAGTCGTCCACTGCTGTTTGGGTCTCATTGCTAGTGTGAAAGAGTTGGCCGAGACTCTGAAAGGAACTGGAGATGGTCTGGGTTTCAGCACTGCTGAGCCTCACCTGCCCATCATGGGAGCACGGCAGTGAAAGTGGAGCAGGTCGGATGTCAGTCTGTGTTTCTGTGTCTGAGGACTCCGTGCTCATGCTGAAACTAGACTGTCTGAGGATACTGCCAAGGGGCATGTGTCCACTCGTGTCTAGCAAGAAGTTGAGGTCTGTCTGGGTTTGAGTGTCAAACATCTCAAGTTCCAGATCACTTGGTTGCACCCTTGTTCCAACATCACTGTTGTGCCCATTACCAAGGTTTTCAAAGAGCAGGAAGTCGGTCTGTGTCTCAATGTCTAGGAGTTCCAAAGTTGTCTCTGTGTTCAGACTGTTCAAACCACTTTCTTCTGTCTGGGTCTGAATGTGTGTTGCATTAAGGAACTCTTCAAAGTCAAAGTCAATACCAGTGTGATGCGGTTCATGCGTAGCAACTAAACCTGAAGCACAGCTCGAAGCAGCTCCAGCCATGCTGTCAGAAAGTATATTCTCAAGGTCACGGAAAAGTATCATGGTCTGAGTCTGGTTGTCTGCTACTGTGTTTTGGTGCAAAATGTCAGTCTGGGCTCCAAAACACATGGATGCAGTAGTCTTGTCCTCAAAAAGCCCAGCTCCAGTGCTGGTCAGAGGATCTTCTAAACCACTGGTTCTGAAATGTGCATCAGCAGCTGCAGTCTGAGTGGAGACACTGAGAGTATCAGTATCAAAAAGATTTGTGCACATTGCTTGGTCCATCTGGCTTTCATCCACAGGGGCTGCAGAACAGCTCGTTTGCGTTTCTCGGGTCACATTAAAGGAAGAGAAACTGAAAACATCTGTCTGTGCTCCAATGGAAAATGTGGCTTTGATTCGTGAGGGTAGCGTCTGGGTTTGCACATTAACAGGCAGTTGAATCTGAGCGCTTACGCTGATGTCTGTCTGAGAGCAAGAGGACACCGAGGCCTCACAGCAAGGGGAAACAGTCAGTGGTCCAGCATCCATTCCTTTGTTGAGGTATGATATGTCAGTTTGAATGTTTGTTGAAGTGCTTTTGTTTCTGGATCCAAGATCCACTGGATCTCCCACAGAGGCTTGACTCTCAAGATTGACCTGTACTCCTGTGCTAGTTGTTTCTGGGCCTGATGTATGTACAGGAAAGGCCTCTTTCAAAGTCTTATTGTTCACATCAGGCACCACTGTGCCGACCGGCGGTGACAAAATATGCACAGTGCTTACGGACCCTTGTGCATCCACAGACAAGACCAGTGACCTCAAGGCACTACTTTCCGCAGAGGGGAGGAGAACAGGCAGGTGGGTGAACTGCATAATAGGAACGTTGACTAGGGCCACTTTGGGCTTTGGGAGAAGGAGTTTCTGGGGGTTTCTAGGGTGGTTCGTGTTGTGTTGTGCTGTGTCTGAGGCTCCAGTGACTAAGATGGTAGGGACTACTCCTTCACTGATCTTTTTCTTACAGTCTGGAATTTCATTTATTAGTTCATCAGGCATACAATTTGTTGCACTGCTTGACAATCTTTCCATTTTCCTCTTCTTCACTGGTGGATACCTATAAGACAAACATTGCATTTTAACAAGATGgacagtaaaataaacaaacttaaaCTGGGATATACACTgatcaggcataacattatgaccaccttcataatattgtgttggtcCCGCTTTTGCTGCCAAAACAGCCCTGTCCTGTTGATGCATGGTCAACATGGCCCCCTGAAGTTGTGCTGTGGTATCTGGCACCAAAATGTTAGCAGCAGATCCATTAAGTCCTGTAAGATGCAAGGTGGGACCTCAATGGATTGGACTTGTTTGTTCAGCACATCCCACAGATGCTCGATTGGATTGAGATCTGGGGACTTTGGAGGCCAAGTCAACACTTCAAACTCACTGTGCTCCTCAAACCATTCCTgaaccatttttgctttgtggcAGGACGCATTATCCTGCTGAAAGAGGCCATGGCCACCAGGGAATACCGTTTTCATGAAAGGGTGTACATGGTCTGCAACAATGCTTAGGTAGGTGGTACGTCCACATGGATGGCAGGATCCAAGGTTTCCCAGTAGAGCATTGCCCAAAACATCACACCTCCTCTGCAGGCTTGCCTTCTTCCCATAGTGCATTCTAGTGCCATGCGTTCCCAAGGGAAACAATGCACACGCACCCGGCCAGCCACATGATGTACAAGAAAACTTGATTCATAAGACCAGGCCACCTTCTTCCATTGCTCCGTGGTCCAGTTCTGATGCTCACGTGCCCACTGATGCCACCTTTGGCAGTGGACAGGGGTTAGCATGGGCACCCTGACTGGTCTGCGGCTATGCAGCCCCATACGTGACAAACTGCAATGCACTGTGTATTCTAACACCTTTCCATCAGAACCAGCATTaactttttgagaaatttaAGCTACAGTAGCTCGTCTGTTGGATTGGAGCATACAGGCCAGCTTTCGCTCCCTACGTGCATCAATGAGTCTTGGCTGCCCATGACCCTATCACCGGTTTACTACTGTTCTTCTGACCACTGCAGACTGGGAACACTCCACAAGAGCTACAGTTTTAGAGATGCTCTGACCCAGCCTGTCTAGCCATCACAATTTGGCCCTTGTAAAACTCAACTAAATCCTTACACTTGGCCATTTATCctgcttctaacacatcaacttTTAGGACGAAATGTTCACTTGCTGCCTAATATATACCACGATGAAGAGATAATCAGTGTTATTCACTTCACCTGTCATCtgtcataatgttatgcctggTAGGTGTAAATTAGCAATGAAAGTTACAGTGGCTGTCCTGAGAGAAGATATTAGTGTTATGATTTATACAAGCCAAGGTAGAAACCATACCATgctcttttttacattttcccatTACAAAATATACAACCAAATAAAATGAGTACCTGTGCTCTTTGGGAACCTCGTGGCCTGTTCTGTAGATATGAGACAGCAGTGCTGCTCTACTGGCATAAGGACAACCACATGTGCAGCTGTATGTCCTCCCACAATCCTCAGCATGTCTCCGCAAGTCCCACTCAGTGCTGTAGCCATTACTACACTTCAAACACTTGTGCTTCTTTTCTGCATGCATCTTCATAAAGTGCTACACATAAGTAAGATTAGGAAACAGGTTAGTCAGCTGTTTTCCTAGCAggacataaattatatatcaagtTCTATAAAATGAATTTGTGTCAGTCTGACAAAAGGAACAGTATATTACCATCACAGAAAAATAGCAAACTCCAGACAAATAACAATGGCATGTACCTGTTTAACAAGTGAAAACTGAGAAAAGGGTCTGTTTGGTCCTCTTGGGCAGCCTTCTATTGGGCAACAGTAGAGCTTTTGTGATTCTTTAATGTCCTTTCGGATTGTAGGGTTGACCAGACCCTCCTGAAATCAAACCAAACACAGTGAGAAACAATTTTAAAAGATGACAACAAAGCAACAAATATACTGCTTTGTGTGTAAGTAGCAGAAACACCTTAGTTTGGTCTGTAACCTTTATTCCCTGAATACGGAATGAGATGCTATGTCAGTAGCAGATGCTATGAGAACACCATCCAGGTGGGATTTTCTGAAGCTTATATAGATTCACAGTAATTTATTGGCGGATGGTGCTAGACCACCCATCGCCGCACTGCATCACTCTTTAAAAGTACATGTTTGTGCCATCACAACTCAGATTTCCTTATCAAGTAGAACATACTGAAAACAGAGTAGAATGGCAAGCAACGCAGCATCTTGTTCCCAACTTCTGAGACATTCTCTTTCACTGGGAACACACTATGGGAATAGGAGatacacacttttaaaaagccATCCCATTGACCCCGAGGACAATAATCCACTCAGTATGGGTGACCAAATACGATGAAATCCAAAGCAcggacaaacaaacacagaaataaCCACAGGCAGAGAAATTGTGTTCCTAAAGAAGGAAAAACTGAGTTCTGATGGCATTAGCACATCATTTTAAGGCATTAGTGATGTGATGCTTTGGGTGGTTAGTGTTATCACCATTTCATTTTCATCAAATTTTGGTCTGTTAATCATAACAAGCGATCATATTCAGAagaaaatacactaccagtcaaaagtttctggaCAGTAAGattcttattgtttttttttaatgtagaagtctcatctgctcaccaagcttgcatttgtttgatccaaaaaagttgtgaaatatttttcttacttaATATAACTGCtttctctttgaatatatttaaaaatgttatttattcttgtgatcaaagctaaattttcagcatcattactccagtcttcagtgtcacatgatccttcagaaatcattctaatatgctgatttactgatcaagaaacatgttattattattattattattatcaatatttaaaacagctgagtacttCTTTCATGATTCTTCAATGAATAgtaagatccaaagatcagcatttatctataataaaaggcttttgtaacatactctataccattaaaaagagtcagtatattatttttatctcatttatatgtatatatatataatagaaattataaaaaattattacttttatttagcaaggatgctaaataaaaggataaattgatcaaaagtgatgataaagacatttataatgttacaaaagatttctatttcagatatatgctgttcttctgaactttcatcaaagaaacctgaaaaaattctactcagctgttttcaacataataataaatgttttctgagcagcaaatcagaatattacaatgatttctgaaggatcatgtgactggagtaatgaggctaaaagttcagctttgaaatcagaaataaattccattttaaatttattcaaatataaaacagttattttaaatagtacaaatatttcactgttttttactgttttttttttgtgtactttggatcaaagaaatgcaggcttggtgaccagaagatacttctttttcaaaaacattaaaaatctgtccaaaagcttttgactggtagtgtatattttcaaatattttatttttcccacaGAAGACCGAAAAACATATGAAAACAGCATGAGAGTAAGTAATAATGaaagaattatattttttagataAACTCTTCCTTTAATGCTTTTCAGTCTGAATGGTCAGGTTCAGTTTAATATGCTTTTTCATCAACTGGTTGCAACAAGAAGAACAACAGTACACTGCATTCCCATGCTACTCACCAGACAGACACCACATTTCTATGTAGCTTGTTAATTCACAGGGGAATGCAACAatcagaaaataatatttataagtaaaaaaaaaacaaaaacaaaacaaaaaccatgaAATTAGCAAGACTCCCAACCCAGAGTTATAAAACCATGTTGACAATGTACTTTCCTCCTCAGTGCCACAAAGACTTCAGAAATCAGAATCAATGCCTGGCAAACGGCCGTGATTGTGACAACCCCATAGCAAATTCAGTGCAAAGGGCTCTGAATTCCTATCGACGCCACTGGGTCTGAGTGTCAAACATCTCAAGCTCCAGATCACTTGGTTGAACCCTTTATCCAGCGTCATTGTTTTGGCCATTACCAAGTTTGTCAGTCTGAATCTGTTACAGAATCTGAATGTGTGTCACATTAAGGAACTTTTCAAAGTTCATGTGTTGCAACTAAACCTGAAGCACAGCTCAAAGCTGACCCAGTCACACTGTCAGAAAGTATATTCTGAAGGTCTCGGAAAAGTATCATGGTCTGAGTCTGGTTGTCTTCTACGGTGTTTTAGTGCAAAATGTCAGTCAAGGCTCCAAAACACATGGACACAGACAATGGAAGATCCTCCTCAGTGCCACAAAGACTTCAGAAATCAGAATCCATGTCTGGCAAACGGCCCTGGCTCGTTCTGTGTTGCAAACTGGGTTACGTCACTCAGGCTGTCAGCCTCACAAGCAGCTCTCATTTACTGCATTGTCGATTCTGCCACGAGCTGGCAAAAACGCTGATAAGGAGATGCTTAACATCCCCAGAATAGCTCTGACAGTGTGGTTTCTCTTTATATTATAGCACATGCAGTCAAGCACAATAATTgttagaaatatttcttatctGGGGGTTCAAGATGAATTTTGTTTAACTAACTAAAAGGACAAAGTCGTATGTTATTCTAGTGCATGCTATACAGCAAATATAGTGCatgttatataattatatgtgtTTAGagtagaataaaatgttttaaactgattctcattcagaatcagaaagagatATTAAAAAGACATACATAATAGACTTAAAAAGAGTCGagataaaagtgaaaaaagatGCACCCTGTAAAAATGAAGCAgaactaaaagtaaaaatattaaatgacaaaTTTAGCATGGTTCTAATGTAATGTTGTACCTTGATTCTGTGGGACTTAACCAGATGCATGTTGAGGGCTGGAGTATTAGGCAGAATCTTCCCACATCCTTCCACCGTACAAAGAATGTTGGTCCGCACTTCTTTGGTGAGCTCTGTTATGGAGGGTTTAATAATCTCTCTGTCTTGTAAAGGCAGCTTCTCGCTGCATTTTTGCGTTTTGTGACGGCTATTACTGTTGACTGTTGATGCAGCCATGATTCAACACACCACAACGCACACATTCCCTTCCGGGACACGTCGCATAGCAACCAACTCACCACAGACAAGTCCGCACATTTACTTCCGGAAGACGCATAGAAAGAACGCATGCATACGCCCACACGTAAAACTAATGTACCGCTGGGTGTACATCAGTTGTACTGTACTTTTCAGTTATAGATTAACATTTGTGTTTAAGACGAGTTTGCACCAAATATTTAACAGCTGAAACTTGCTGAAACGCATTGTCGCGCGTCCAGTATAGGCAGAGCAACGTATTGTCTAGTTTTCAGACACGATGTAAAACAcgatatgcttttatcagtgtttttgagCATCAGAAAGATTGAAATGGAATTTTTTAATGGAGAatagaaatgttaattatttgaaattatttaaataaaaacctttattaactttataaatgttttttaatgcacaAATTAGCACATTTACAACACAAGACACAAAAAACAAGATTGGAAATGGAATAGATTCTgatataaatatagataataatatatagattataatatatagataaaatatagataaatataGACATAAATCAGGACAGCACTAAAGTAGTAAATATTTCGAAAAAGGAGTATAAGTTTTACTTTCGTTTAAATCGTGAAGAAATACAGGAAGATTTACACTTCTTCTATTTGCGAATGTGATATTCTCCTGAAGAAAATTACCATGTTTACAAGATCCAAAAaagtgatttatatatatatatatatatatatataaagtcatCATCTAAAACTAAGggatatattattatttcacctgaaaacaagttaaaaacatcCATCCAAAATTTAGTGGTAAAGTTAGTGTGGTAAAAAGAACACAGTAGTTTCAGATAAGGAAAAGCTCAAGGAAATCTCTTCTGAAAAATTACTCTATATATCCTAAAAATACTCTATGGATACATAGTAAATAGAActtttttgtacagctaaaaataactaagCCTTGCATATTAACAAGTTACAAATGACTATGCCCGCTCTTATGctaaaaaataaggtggatagcacTGAAAATAATAGTATGCTGAAAAACTTTGTAAATCAGTTCATTACACTTTAGTTGAACACTTTACTgactcttttgatcaatttaatggatcctttaaatggtagtgtaaatataataataggctTCATTATAATAAACACAGAATAATAATCAGCATTAATATTCACAGAATTATTTTCGCACCCTACTGCAAAATAGGATTTTTTGCTGACATGAAGTTGTTGTACAGCAGATGATCTTTTTCTCTGTATATATTCAATATCAAACAACGTTTACAACCAGTGTTACACTTCATAGGTTTTAAAAATTtcccatttctttttcttttctgttttctattaaagtcattatttgaTTATTCAGTTGACATTAAGGGCATTAGTGATTCTCTGAAACAATGGAAAAATGAAAtactggagagagagagagagagagagagagagagaagaaactTTTATGTTCATCTGACCTTACCATTTGGAACATCATTGAGAAAATGATAAAGAAAGGGTGATACTGGGTTTCTTGTGATAggctaataatattaaatatagctTTTGTAGTCCCAAAAAGCAAATTAAACGGAGCTAATGACATTGTGATACAggattttaaatactttaaaaataagttattttttctAGTATTTTCTGAACATTTGggattttaaacataaatgaataCTCAACAAAGACAAAATCTATTAATTGATATAAATCTTAAGTCTTGTTTCGTGTCAAAGTGTCTGTTATCCAGTCTGCAGTTTCTGATCATCTTGTATCATAGtcatttgttttctctttcaACTGCTCTACTCAAAGACATATCCACATGTCCATACTGTATCTTGCATTTCATTTGGTTAAACCACAAGATGTCACTGTGGGCTCAAAGCTTCATCTTGCCTACACATTCTGAAGATTGATTGctatatctgaaataaaacatgtcCCCCTCATTACTCATTAGAAATAATTATGCTGACataaaaatctatctatctatctatctatctatctatctatctatgtatgtatgtatgtatctatctatctatctatcaatctatctgaCGGTTGAAATGCATCATTGCAGTCTGTGGAAAGGGTCCACAAGCTGCTGATACCATTCCACACATAAATCACAATGACTAGGATAAGAAAACAACATCAAAGCTCCAAAATAAAGAATACAACAGAAGTGAGTACAAATGTCACTAAAATGTCAAAAGACTATAGAATGTTTCCTCCTATATGAACAATCAAAAACAAGGTGACATTACTTaaaggggtggctgtttacagagtgctgtatcaaagcatattaaatgcaaagttgactggaatgAAGGGTAGGAAAAAATTGGGTAGAAAAAGGTGTACAAGAAACAGGGATGACCGCAAgcttgagaatactgtcaagCAAAGCGAATCCAAACACctgggagagcttcacaaggagtggactG is part of the Labeo rohita strain BAU-BD-2019 chromosome 18, IGBB_LRoh.1.0, whole genome shotgun sequence genome and harbors:
- the atmin gene encoding ATM interactor — its product is MAASTVNSNSRHKTQKCSEKLPLQDREIIKPSITELTKEVRTNILCTVEGCGKILPNTPALNMHLVKSHRIKEGLVNPTIRKDIKESQKLYCCPIEGCPRGPNRPFSQFSLVKQHFMKMHAEKKHKCLKCSNGYSTEWDLRRHAEDCGRTYSCTCGCPYASRAALLSHIYRTGHEVPKEHRYPPVKKRKMERLSSSATNCMPDELINEIPDCKKKISEGVVPTILVTGASDTAQHNTNHPRNPQKLLLPKPKVALVNVPIMQFTHLPVLLPSAESSALRSLVLSVDAQGSVSTVHILSPPVGTVVPDVNNKTLKEAFPVHTSGPETTSTGVQVNLESQASVGDPVDLGSRNKSTSTNIQTDISYLNKGMDAGPLTVSPCCEASVSSCSQTDISVSAQIQLPVNVQTQTLPSRIKATFSIGAQTDVFSFSSFNVTRETQTSCSAAPVDESQMDQAMCTNLFDTDTLSVSTQTAAADAHFRTSGLEDPLTSTGAGLFEDKTTASMCFGAQTDILHQNTVADNQTQTMILFRDLENILSDSMAGAASSCASGLVATHEPHHTGIDFDFEEFLNATHIQTQTEESGLNSLNTETTLELLDIETQTDFLLFENLGNGHNSDVGTRVQPSDLELEMFDTQTQTDLNFLLDTSGHMPLGSILRQSSFSMSTESSDTETQTDIRPAPLSLPCSHDGQVRLSSAETQTISSSFQSLGQLFHTSNETQTAVDDFLSADLAWNMESHFSSVETQTCEELLSLFRHNGKTKS